In one window of Vulpes vulpes isolate BD-2025 chromosome 1, VulVul3, whole genome shotgun sequence DNA:
- the LYPD4 gene encoding ly6/PLAUR domain-containing protein 4 isoform X2 — translation MGPQHLSPAQLLCLLGAISTLPRMSCRAGCFGTSGGRGVVGFKGCSPASSYPPQVSYLVSPPGLSIASYSRVCRTYLCNNLTNLDPFVKLKAGTPKSTAFSSHSCPTCVGEHSKSCLPNFVTTDFCPYDASKCYSSTLKFQAGLLNTTFLLLGCARGHHKLLSDFHHIGNIRVTEVLNILEKAQVASAESSSHSPAWSILSSLLLAFRD, via the exons ATGGGACCCCAGCACTTGAGCCCTGCGCAGCTGCTCTGCCTCCTAGGGGCCATCTCTACTCTTCCCCGTATGTCCTGCAGGGCTGGATGCTTTGGGACCTCTGGAGG AAGGGGAGTTGTGGGTTTTAAGGGCTGCAGTCCAGCCTCATCTTACCCCCCGCAAGTCTCCTACCTTGTTTCGCCACCTGGATTGTCCATTGCCTCCTATAGCCGTGTCTGCCGCACATATCTCTGCAATAACCTCACCAACTTGGATCCATTTGTGAAACTCAAGGCCGGCACTCCTAAGTCGACAGCATTTTCTTCCCACAGTTGTCCCACCTGTGTGGGTGAACACTCTAAGTCTTGCCTCCCAAATTTTGTCACCACTGATTTTTGCCCCTACGACGCCTCTAAGTGTTACAGTTCCACCTTAAAATTCCAGGCAG GGCTTCTCAATACCACCTTCCTCCTCTTGGGCTGTGCTCGTGGACATCACAAACTTTTATCAGATTTTCACCATATTGGAAACATCAGAGTAACTGAGGTCCTCAACATCTTAGAGAAGGCCCAGGTTGCTAGTGCAGAGAGCTCCAGCCATAGTCCTGCTTGGAGCATCCTCTCCAGTCTTCTGCTTGCCTTCAGGGACTAA
- the LYPD4 gene encoding ly6/PLAUR domain-containing protein 4 isoform X1 yields MGPQHLSPAQLLCLLGAISTLPRAAALLCYEATSSLFRAVSLHDWKWLLMRSMVCKLSEGCEETLVFIETGTRRGVVGFKGCSPASSYPPQVSYLVSPPGLSIASYSRVCRTYLCNNLTNLDPFVKLKAGTPKSTAFSSHSCPTCVGEHSKSCLPNFVTTDFCPYDASKCYSSTLKFQAGLLNTTFLLLGCARGHHKLLSDFHHIGNIRVTEVLNILEKAQVASAESSSHSPAWSILSSLLLAFRD; encoded by the exons ATGGGACCCCAGCACTTGAGCCCTGCGCAGCTGCTCTGCCTCCTAGGGGCCATCTCTACTCTTCCCC GGGCTGCGGCTCTTTTATGCTATGAAGCGACGTCCTCACTCTTCAGAGCTGTTTCTCTCCATGACTGGAAATGGCTTCTGATGAGGAGCATGGTGTGTAAGCTGAGTGAGGGCTGTGAGGAGACGCTGGTGTTCATCGAGACAG GGACCAGAAGGGGAGTTGTGGGTTTTAAGGGCTGCAGTCCAGCCTCATCTTACCCCCCGCAAGTCTCCTACCTTGTTTCGCCACCTGGATTGTCCATTGCCTCCTATAGCCGTGTCTGCCGCACATATCTCTGCAATAACCTCACCAACTTGGATCCATTTGTGAAACTCAAGGCCGGCACTCCTAAGTCGACAGCATTTTCTTCCCACAGTTGTCCCACCTGTGTGGGTGAACACTCTAAGTCTTGCCTCCCAAATTTTGTCACCACTGATTTTTGCCCCTACGACGCCTCTAAGTGTTACAGTTCCACCTTAAAATTCCAGGCAG GGCTTCTCAATACCACCTTCCTCCTCTTGGGCTGTGCTCGTGGACATCACAAACTTTTATCAGATTTTCACCATATTGGAAACATCAGAGTAACTGAGGTCCTCAACATCTTAGAGAAGGCCCAGGTTGCTAGTGCAGAGAGCTCCAGCCATAGTCCTGCTTGGAGCATCCTCTCCAGTCTTCTGCTTGCCTTCAGGGACTAA